One Aminivibrio pyruvatiphilus DNA window includes the following coding sequences:
- a CDS encoding VOC family protein: MPEICSQITFFYYKDLAKAADFYERIMGFELADDQGTCRIYRVRESAFLGIVDERYGHCSAPKSESTVLATFVVDDVREWYEHLRKNGVTIISELLSRPEIQIEAFFFEDPEGYALEAQSFLNPVLRPVFGQREIL; encoded by the coding sequence ATGCCGGAAATATGCTCCCAGATCACGTTCTTTTACTACAAAGACCTGGCGAAAGCCGCGGACTTCTACGAGAGGATCATGGGCTTCGAACTGGCGGACGATCAGGGAACCTGCCGGATCTACAGGGTGCGGGAAAGCGCGTTCCTGGGGATAGTGGACGAGCGGTACGGCCACTGTTCCGCGCCGAAGAGCGAAAGCACCGTCCTGGCCACCTTCGTGGTGGACGACGTGAGGGAATGGTACGAACATCTCCGGAAGAACGGCGTCACGATTATCTCGGAGCTTCTCTCCAGGCCGGAGATACAGATCGAAGCCTTCTTCTTCGAGGATCCGGAAGGGTACGCCCTTGAGGCCCAGTCATTCCTGAACCCCGTCCTCAGGCCCGTCTTCGGACAGAGAGAGATTCTCTGA